The Deinococcus depolymerans genome includes a region encoding these proteins:
- the ung gene encoding uracil-DNA glycosylase, with amino-acid sequence MLGGTQLVWFKKDLRVHDHAPLVEAARRGPVLPVFIYEPEQLTHEEFAGHHLTYLNGSLRELNASLRALGTPLVVRVGEAVSVLDELRGAHGVTAVWAHEETGNGVSFARDRRVRAWARARGLPMTELPQNGVIRRMRNRDGWAATWEERLGAPQVPAPAQLGGVDADPGGLRTHAELGVPAGAKTIPPGGRAAALDTLESFLTARGVNYMREMSSPLSAEASCSRLSAPLAFGTISLREVLQATRVRLAQVRGDPDADPRWVRSLRSYESRLHWHCHFMQRLESQPDMEFRTLNRALDGLREHEWNPDFYDRWQHGQTGYPLIDACMRMLRETGWLNFRMRALLVSFATQHLWLHWRRPGLFLAREWLDNEPGIHWSQMQMQSSTVGINRVRIYSPTRQAREQDPDGVFLRRWLPELADVPTDFIHAPWEWSGAGRLSYPPPIVNESEAGRRARARISAARASPEFEAEARRLYVKHGSRKKADLRAERKAQGLPDNPPPPRRPTAVKRNIMSDQPDLFGLAPAAPKAVLPAGLPDDWQQALHGEFSAPYFHELKDFLVQERRAGNVFPPAPDVFNALRFTPLGDVKVLILGQDPYHRPGQAHGLSFSVRPGVTIPPSLRNIYRELTADLPGFTAPRHGYLRSWAEQGILLLNAVLTVREGQANSHANRGWEHFTDAVIRAVNDKPQRVVFVLWGAYARKKKKLITAPQHIVIESAHPSPLSEAKFFGSRPFSQVNAALEEAGLTPIDWQLPMQVTE; translated from the coding sequence ATGCTGGGCGGAACGCAACTGGTGTGGTTCAAGAAGGACCTGCGCGTGCACGATCACGCGCCGCTGGTCGAGGCGGCGCGGCGCGGCCCGGTCCTGCCGGTGTTCATCTACGAACCCGAACAGCTGACGCACGAGGAGTTCGCCGGGCACCACCTGACGTACCTGAACGGGTCCCTGCGCGAACTGAACGCCAGCCTGCGCGCCCTGGGCACCCCGCTGGTCGTGCGGGTGGGCGAGGCGGTCTCCGTACTCGACGAACTGCGCGGGGCGCATGGTGTGACGGCCGTGTGGGCGCACGAGGAGACCGGCAACGGCGTGAGTTTCGCTCGGGACCGTCGCGTGCGGGCCTGGGCGCGGGCACGCGGCCTGCCCATGACGGAACTGCCGCAGAACGGCGTGATCCGCCGCATGCGCAACCGCGACGGCTGGGCCGCCACCTGGGAGGAACGGCTGGGCGCCCCGCAGGTGCCCGCGCCCGCGCAGCTGGGTGGCGTGGACGCCGACCCCGGCGGCCTGCGCACCCACGCCGAACTGGGCGTGCCCGCTGGCGCGAAGACCATCCCGCCGGGGGGCCGCGCCGCCGCGCTGGACACCCTGGAGTCCTTCCTGACGGCGCGCGGCGTGAACTACATGCGCGAGATGAGCAGCCCCCTGAGTGCCGAGGCCAGCTGCTCGCGCCTGAGTGCGCCGCTGGCCTTCGGGACCATCTCGCTGCGCGAGGTGCTGCAGGCGACCCGCGTGCGTCTCGCGCAGGTGCGGGGCGACCCCGACGCCGACCCGCGCTGGGTGCGGTCCCTGCGCTCCTACGAGTCACGATTGCACTGGCACTGCCACTTCATGCAGCGCCTGGAAAGCCAGCCGGACATGGAATTCCGCACCCTGAACCGCGCCCTGGACGGCCTGCGCGAACACGAGTGGAACCCGGACTTCTACGACCGCTGGCAACACGGACAGACCGGCTACCCCCTGATCGACGCCTGCATGCGCATGCTGCGCGAGACCGGCTGGCTGAACTTCCGCATGCGCGCCCTGCTGGTCAGTTTCGCCACGCAGCACCTCTGGCTGCACTGGCGACGGCCCGGACTGTTCCTGGCCCGCGAGTGGCTGGACAACGAACCCGGCATCCACTGGTCGCAGATGCAGATGCAGAGCAGCACGGTCGGCATCAACCGCGTGCGCATCTACTCCCCGACCCGGCAGGCGCGCGAGCAGGACCCGGACGGGGTGTTCCTGCGCCGCTGGCTGCCCGAACTCGCGGACGTGCCCACGGACTTCATCCACGCGCCCTGGGAGTGGAGCGGCGCCGGACGCCTGAGCTACCCGCCGCCCATCGTGAACGAATCCGAGGCCGGCCGCCGCGCCCGCGCCCGCATCAGCGCCGCCCGCGCCAGCCCGGAATTCGAGGCCGAAGCCCGCCGCCTCTACGTGAAACACGGCAGCCGCAAGAAGGCGGACCTGCGTGCCGAAAGGAAAGCTCAGGGTCTGCCCGACAACCCCCCACCCCCCCGGCGGCCCACTGCCGTAAAAAGGAACATCATGAGCGACCAACCTGATCTGTTCGGCCTGGCCCCGGCCGCCCCGAAGGCCGTCCTGCCCGCCGGACTGCCCGACGACTGGCAGCAGGCCCTGCACGGCGAATTCAGCGCCCCGTACTTCCACGAGCTGAAGGACTTCCTGGTGCAGGAACGCCGCGCCGGCAACGTGTTCCCGCCCGCGCCGGACGTGTTCAACGCGCTGCGCTTCACCCCGCTGGGCGACGTGAAGGTCCTGATCCTGGGCCAGGACCCCTACCACCGCCCCGGTCAGGCGCACGGCCTGAGCTTCAGCGTCCGCCCCGGCGTGACCATCCCGCCCAGCCTGCGCAACATCTACAGGGAACTGACCGCCGACCTGCCGGGCTTCACCGCGCCCCGCCATGGCTACCTGCGGAGCTGGGCCGAGCAGGGCATCCTGCTGCTGAACGCCGTCCTGACCGTCCGCGAGGGGCAGGCGAACAGCCACGCCAACAGGGGCTGGGAGCACTTCACGGACGCCGTCATCCGCGCCGTGAACGACAAGCCACAGCGGGTCGTGTTCGTCCTGTGGGGCGCGTACGCCCGCAAGAAGAAGAAACTCATCACCGCACCCCAGCACATCGTCATCGAGTCCGCGCACCCCAGCCCGCTGAGCGAGGCGAAATTCTTCGGCAGCCGCCCATTCAGCCAGGTGAACGCCGCGCTTGAGGAGGCGGGTCTGACGCCCATCGACTGGCAACTGCCCATGCAGGTGACCGAATGA
- a CDS encoding DNA topoisomerase IB, translating into MTSRTELLAGEYLRREGNDPRKFKYFWPDGTRYRDRTGIERIAKLAVPPAYVDVYVSPDADAELQAFGRDAAGRLQYRYHPDFVQAGALKKWQRLTRFAGALGTLKTTTGADLRAQGLPPRKVTALMTRLLHVARFRVGSDIYAQQHKTYGLSTLRQRHVKVEGNTVTFHFKGKHGVTQHKATTDRTLAANITRLLDLPGPWLFQTVDEGGNRRRVRSSELNAYLKEVIGPFTAKDFRTWGGTLLAAEYLAEAGVADTEKQARQTLVDCVKYVAADLGNTPAVTRSSYICPVIFDRYLEGKILDDYEPRAGRTEADLDGLTRSEAALKRLLESEKTLRTRLKKAA; encoded by the coding sequence ATGACCTCCCGCACCGAACTCCTCGCCGGGGAGTACCTGCGCCGCGAGGGCAACGACCCCAGGAAATTCAAGTACTTCTGGCCGGACGGCACCCGCTACCGCGACAGGACCGGCATCGAACGCATCGCGAAACTCGCCGTCCCCCCCGCCTACGTGGACGTGTACGTCAGTCCCGACGCGGACGCCGAACTCCAGGCCTTCGGACGTGACGCCGCCGGACGCCTCCAGTACCGCTACCACCCGGACTTCGTGCAGGCCGGCGCACTGAAGAAATGGCAGCGCCTCACCCGCTTCGCCGGGGCGCTCGGCACCCTCAAAACCACCACCGGAGCGGACCTGCGCGCCCAGGGCCTCCCACCCCGCAAGGTCACGGCCCTCATGACCCGCCTGCTGCACGTCGCGCGGTTCCGGGTGGGCAGCGACATCTACGCCCAGCAGCACAAAACCTACGGCCTGAGCACCCTCCGGCAGCGGCACGTGAAAGTTGAGGGGAACACCGTCACCTTCCACTTCAAAGGCAAGCACGGCGTCACGCAGCACAAGGCCACCACCGACCGCACCCTCGCCGCCAACATCACCCGCCTGCTCGACCTGCCCGGCCCCTGGCTGTTCCAGACCGTGGACGAAGGCGGCAACCGCCGGCGCGTGCGCAGCAGCGAACTCAACGCTTACCTGAAAGAAGTCATCGGCCCGTTCACCGCCAAGGACTTCCGCACCTGGGGCGGCACCCTCCTGGCCGCCGAGTACCTCGCCGAGGCGGGCGTCGCCGACACCGAGAAACAGGCCCGGCAGACCCTCGTCGACTGCGTCAAATACGTGGCCGCCGACCTGGGCAACACGCCCGCCGTCACGCGCAGCAGCTACATCTGCCCCGTCATCTTCGACCGCTACCTGGAAGGCAAGATCCTCGACGACTACGAACCCCGCGCCGGCAGGACAGAAGCCGACCTGGACGGCCTGACCCGCAGCGAAGCCGCCCTGAAACGCCTGCTGGAAAGCGAGAAGACCCTCAGGACGCGGCTGAAGAAAGCGGCTTAG
- a CDS encoding GNAT family N-acetyltransferase, protein MLILRPMTAGDFERFVGHSAPQYAAEKVTSGEWTPEEAPERGDREFRQLLPQGPDTPDNHLFHLHDPQEGADVGVLWYALQTRAGSVTAFVYEVEVYEPQWRRGYATQAFTLLERHAAARGATNISLHVFGHNTGARALYEGLGFQTTNVIMRKDLG, encoded by the coding sequence ATGCTGATCCTGCGCCCGATGACTGCCGGTGACTTCGAACGCTTCGTCGGGCACTCTGCGCCCCAGTACGCCGCCGAGAAGGTCACGAGTGGCGAGTGGACGCCCGAGGAAGCCCCGGAACGCGGCGACCGCGAATTCCGGCAACTGCTCCCGCAGGGGCCGGACACGCCCGACAACCACCTGTTTCACCTGCACGACCCACAGGAGGGCGCGGACGTGGGCGTGCTGTGGTACGCCCTCCAGACGCGGGCCGGAAGCGTCACCGCCTTCGTGTACGAGGTCGAGGTCTACGAACCCCAATGGCGGCGCGGGTACGCCACGCAGGCCTTCACGCTGCTGGAACGGCACGCCGCCGCACGCGGGGCCACGAACATCAGCCTGCACGTCTTCGGGCACAACACCGGCGCGCGGGCCCTGTACGAGGGCCTGGGCTTCCAGACGACGAACGTCATCATGCGCAAGGACCTGGGGTAA
- a CDS encoding aminoglycoside phosphotransferase family protein, whose protein sequence is MSDVPVRMHEDEVMVDVALVSRLIVAQCPAWAGLSLTRIRHAGTDNAMFRLGDGLVVRLPRIGWAADDVHKEAIWLPRLAPHLPLRVPEPLFVGVPGEGYPFPWAVYRWLEGVDAGLDTVHDRQGLARDLAGFITALRCVPPPPADAPQGSRNGTLQDRDRGTRGAIADCAGLLDPAPVLAVWEAALGVLTWAGDPVWIHGDLKPGNLLAHGGRLSAVIDWGGLTLGDPAVDLQPAWNLLDAPSRQSFRAALDVDPATWARGRGWALSVSLVALPYYVHTNPALAAICRQTIRAVLDEVGS, encoded by the coding sequence ATGAGTGACGTTCCAGTCCGGATGCACGAGGACGAGGTGATGGTGGACGTGGCCCTGGTGTCGCGCCTTATCGTGGCGCAGTGCCCAGCGTGGGCGGGGCTGTCCCTGACCCGGATCCGCCACGCGGGGACCGACAACGCCATGTTCCGCCTGGGGGACGGGCTGGTCGTGCGCCTGCCCCGCATTGGCTGGGCAGCGGACGACGTGCATAAGGAGGCGATCTGGTTGCCGCGCCTCGCGCCGCACCTGCCGCTGCGCGTGCCGGAACCGCTGTTCGTGGGCGTGCCCGGCGAGGGTTACCCGTTCCCGTGGGCGGTGTACCGCTGGCTGGAGGGGGTGGACGCGGGCCTGGACACCGTGCATGACAGGCAGGGGCTGGCGCGGGATCTGGCAGGTTTCATCACGGCGCTGCGCTGCGTTCCGCCCCCGCCAGCAGACGCCCCGCAGGGCTCCCGCAACGGCACGCTGCAGGACCGGGACCGGGGGACCCGTGGGGCCATCGCCGACTGCGCGGGCCTCCTCGACCCCGCGCCGGTGCTGGCTGTGTGGGAGGCCGCGCTGGGTGTTCTCACCTGGGCCGGTGACCCCGTGTGGATTCACGGCGACCTGAAACCCGGCAACCTGCTGGCGCACGGTGGGCGGTTGAGCGCCGTGATCGACTGGGGCGGCCTGACACTGGGTGACCCGGCCGTCGATCTGCAACCCGCGTGGAACCTGCTGGATGCCCCGTCCCGGCAGAGTTTCCGCGCCGCGCTGGACGTGGACCCCGCCACGTGGGCGCGCGGGCGCGGCTGGGCGCTGAGCGTGTCGCTGGTGGCCCTGCCGTACTACGTGCACACGAACCCGGCGCTCGCCGCGATCTGCCGGCAGACCATCCGGGCCGTGCTGGACGAGGTGGGTTCCTGA
- a CDS encoding isocitrate lyase/phosphoenolpyruvate mutase family protein, with product MTDLAQKARTLLDLHTAPEILTLANVWDVVSAQVVAAVPGVRALATASHSIASTFGYKDGENIPLELHLDMVRRIAQAVDLPVSMDLEAGYGNPGDTARRAIEAGVVGGNLEDQMKPLDEAVAAVRAVLDAGRAAGIDFVLNARTDALVRAEPDAPRQPLLDEVIRRCQAFLEAGAPVVFVPRLVAREEIEQVVAALGPQKLTLISVPGASLPASELQALGVARVSTGPFTQRVALTALQDAAQELVAGGVLPAGTRALN from the coding sequence ATGACCGACCTCGCCCAGAAGGCCCGCACGTTGCTCGACCTGCACACCGCTCCCGAGATCCTGACGCTCGCCAACGTGTGGGACGTGGTGTCCGCGCAGGTGGTGGCCGCCGTGCCCGGCGTGCGCGCCCTGGCGACCGCCAGCCACTCCATCGCCTCGACCTTCGGGTACAAGGACGGCGAGAACATCCCGCTGGAGCTGCACCTGGACATGGTGCGCCGCATTGCGCAGGCGGTGGATCTGCCGGTCAGCATGGACCTGGAGGCCGGGTACGGCAACCCTGGCGACACGGCCCGCCGGGCCATCGAGGCGGGCGTGGTCGGCGGGAACCTCGAAGACCAGATGAAGCCGCTGGACGAGGCCGTGGCCGCCGTGCGGGCCGTGCTGGACGCGGGCCGGGCCGCCGGGATCGACTTCGTGCTGAATGCCCGCACCGACGCCCTGGTGCGCGCCGAACCCGACGCTCCGCGCCAGCCGCTGCTGGACGAGGTCATCCGCCGCTGCCAGGCGTTCCTGGAGGCCGGCGCGCCCGTGGTCTTCGTGCCCCGGCTGGTGGCGCGCGAGGAGATCGAGCAGGTGGTCGCGGCGCTGGGGCCGCAGAAGCTGACGCTGATCAGCGTGCCCGGCGCGAGCCTGCCCGCCAGCGAGTTGCAGGCGCTGGGCGTGGCGCGCGTCTCGACCGGCCCCTTCACGCAGCGGGTCGCCCTGACGGCCCTGCAGGACGCCGCGCAGGAACTCGTGGCGGGCGGCGTCCTGCCGGCCGGAACGCGCGCCCTGAACTGA
- a CDS encoding Crp/Fnr family transcriptional regulator, with product MPIPDALSLLTRTPLFQGADRDTLAGLAGPAQVMTFGRGDAVFRAGDPADTLFIVAVGSVRIYRVGRGGREFTLGIDSSRQVLEPASVLGGETRHAAHAQALATPTVLLSFPADLVRHAVQHTPALAGAVIAHLARRDADTHRRLDALVFSGVGERLAAYLLEHAPAPHALPTNSDLAALLGTVPEIVSRKLGDFYRLGWIDLTRRTVTVTDERELQRLSEGL from the coding sequence ATGCCCATCCCGGACGCGCTGTCCCTGCTGACCCGGACACCCCTGTTCCAGGGTGCCGACCGGGACACGCTGGCAGGACTGGCAGGCCCCGCGCAGGTCATGACCTTCGGGCGAGGCGACGCCGTTTTCCGCGCGGGTGACCCCGCCGACACGCTGTTCATCGTCGCGGTAGGCAGCGTGCGCATCTACCGCGTGGGGCGAGGCGGACGGGAATTCACGCTGGGCATCGACAGTTCCCGGCAGGTTCTGGAGCCCGCCAGTGTGCTCGGCGGCGAGACACGCCACGCGGCGCACGCCCAGGCCCTCGCCACACCCACCGTTCTCCTGAGCTTCCCCGCCGACCTCGTGCGGCACGCCGTCCAGCACACGCCCGCGCTGGCCGGAGCGGTCATCGCGCACCTCGCCCGGCGGGACGCCGACACGCACCGCCGCCTGGACGCCCTGGTGTTCAGCGGCGTGGGCGAACGCCTCGCCGCGTACCTGCTGGAACACGCCCCTGCTCCCCACGCCCTGCCGACGAACAGCGACCTCGCCGCGCTGCTCGGCACCGTGCCGGAGATCGTCAGCCGCAAGCTGGGCGACTTCTACCGCCTGGGCTGGATCGACCTCACGCGCCGCACCGTGACAGTCACGGATGAACGGGAATTGCAGCGACTTTCGGAGGGCCTATGA
- a CDS encoding ferredoxin family protein, whose protein sequence is MAYVITTGCAGVKDAACTQVCPIECIHDAGDQFVIHPDECIDCGACAAACPVGAIFQDSDVPAGHAASTARNRAFFL, encoded by the coding sequence ATGGCTTACGTGATCACCACCGGCTGCGCAGGCGTGAAAGACGCCGCCTGCACCCAGGTCTGCCCGATCGAGTGCATCCACGACGCGGGCGACCAGTTCGTGATCCACCCGGACGAATGCATCGACTGCGGCGCGTGCGCGGCCGCATGCCCCGTGGGCGCGATCTTCCAGGACTCGGACGTACCCGCCGGGCACGCCGCGTCCACCGCGCGGAACCGGGCGTTCTTCCTCTGA
- a CDS encoding putative bifunctional diguanylate cyclase/phosphodiesterase, whose product MPWAPAAGGPDLAETVLNVTDTLVMVLDAQGCVLRFNRACECLSGLEAAQVVGRVLWPLLLDEHEQEEVAGSFLSGPFPNRREHAWRTVHGERRVILWSNAAVLDRQGRTALIIATGVDVTAEREAQAARLESEARFRTLFEQSADGLVLIDPHDPDVPWRIVDCNEAFCRMNGYGYEDLVGASIDLLHPYPMMAQEGPELLAWIREEQPVHGEGAHRHRDGRVFPIESASSLVMVGGRELVLGQDRDISERKRAEERLRQLAAQMTFDAQHDPLTGLPNRALLLDRLQLELRRVGRSTACVAVYFIDLDGFKRVNDMLGHAVGDELLREVAVRLQGCVRPSDTVARLGGDEFVVVVSDLNGREDAERVARRLQAALEPTVNLGGQPVDVQSSMGVALHPPDSSLPANLLRQADMAMYQAKREGRNGVRFFNSMLDVAAHSQMFTEVRLRRALQRQALQLHYQPQVDAETGALLGFEALVRWTDEELGAVSPTRFIPVAEESGLIVPLGQWVLNEACRQLAEWGPGVRVAVNVSALEVARDDFVAGVERALQRHGVGGEQLKLELTERLAVRDLHRAARHLSQLRDLGVRLSLDDFGTGQSSVSTLLKLPLDELKLDRSLITSLTDSPQAQRVVESLIGLARGLRLNVIVEGVETAGQLDLLRAMRCGVVQGYLTGRPAPPDTWADLIRTLRADRTPADGPPVASGGH is encoded by the coding sequence GTGCCCTGGGCGCCGGCTGCGGGCGGGCCGGACCTGGCCGAGACGGTCCTGAACGTGACGGACACGCTGGTCATGGTGCTGGACGCGCAGGGGTGCGTGCTGCGCTTCAACCGGGCCTGCGAGTGCCTCAGCGGTCTGGAGGCGGCGCAGGTGGTGGGCCGGGTGCTGTGGCCGCTGCTGCTGGACGAGCATGAGCAGGAGGAGGTGGCCGGGTCCTTCCTGTCCGGGCCGTTCCCGAACCGGCGTGAGCACGCGTGGCGGACCGTGCACGGCGAGCGGCGCGTGATCCTGTGGTCGAACGCCGCCGTGCTGGACCGCCAGGGACGGACGGCGCTCATCATCGCGACGGGCGTGGACGTGACCGCCGAGCGGGAGGCGCAGGCCGCCCGGCTGGAGAGCGAGGCGCGGTTCCGGACGCTGTTCGAGCAGTCCGCCGACGGTCTGGTGCTGATCGATCCGCACGATCCGGACGTGCCGTGGCGGATCGTGGACTGCAACGAGGCGTTCTGCCGCATGAACGGCTACGGGTACGAGGATCTGGTGGGCGCGTCCATCGACCTGCTTCACCCGTACCCGATGATGGCGCAGGAAGGGCCGGAACTGCTGGCCTGGATTCGCGAGGAGCAGCCGGTGCACGGCGAGGGTGCGCACCGGCACCGCGACGGCCGGGTCTTCCCGATCGAGAGTGCCAGCAGTCTGGTCATGGTGGGCGGGCGGGAACTGGTGCTCGGGCAGGACCGGGACATCTCCGAGCGTAAACGGGCCGAGGAACGGTTGCGGCAACTGGCGGCACAGATGACCTTCGACGCGCAGCATGATCCCCTGACCGGCCTGCCGAACCGGGCGCTGCTGCTGGACCGCCTGCAGCTGGAATTGCGGCGCGTGGGCCGCTCGACCGCGTGCGTCGCCGTGTACTTCATTGACCTGGACGGGTTCAAACGTGTGAATGACATGCTGGGGCACGCCGTCGGGGACGAGCTGCTGCGTGAGGTCGCGGTTCGCCTGCAGGGCTGCGTGCGCCCGTCGGACACCGTGGCCCGCCTAGGCGGGGACGAGTTCGTGGTGGTCGTGTCGGACCTGAATGGCCGCGAGGACGCCGAGCGGGTGGCCCGCCGCCTGCAGGCGGCCCTGGAACCCACCGTGAACCTGGGTGGGCAGCCGGTGGACGTGCAGAGCAGCATGGGGGTGGCGCTGCACCCGCCGGACAGCAGCCTGCCGGCGAACCTGCTGCGGCAGGCGGACATGGCCATGTACCAGGCCAAACGAGAGGGCAGGAATGGCGTGCGGTTCTTCAACTCCATGCTGGACGTGGCGGCGCACAGTCAGATGTTCACGGAGGTTCGCCTGCGGCGCGCCCTGCAGCGGCAGGCCCTGCAACTGCACTACCAGCCGCAGGTGGACGCCGAGACCGGGGCGCTGCTGGGTTTCGAGGCCCTGGTCCGCTGGACCGACGAGGAGCTGGGGGCGGTCTCTCCGACGCGGTTCATTCCGGTGGCCGAGGAGTCCGGCCTGATCGTGCCGCTGGGGCAGTGGGTGCTGAACGAGGCGTGCCGGCAGCTGGCCGAGTGGGGGCCGGGCGTGCGGGTCGCCGTGAACGTCTCGGCGCTGGAGGTCGCGCGGGACGATTTCGTGGCTGGCGTTGAACGCGCCCTGCAGCGGCACGGGGTGGGGGGCGAGCAGTTGAAACTGGAACTCACGGAGCGGCTGGCCGTGCGGGACCTGCACCGCGCGGCCCGGCATCTGTCGCAGCTGCGGGACCTGGGCGTGCGCCTGTCACTGGATGATTTCGGGACCGGGCAGTCGTCCGTGTCGACCCTGCTGAAGCTGCCGCTGGATGAACTGAAACTCGACCGTTCGCTGATCACGTCCCTGACGGACTCGCCGCAGGCGCAGCGGGTCGTGGAATCCCTGATCGGGCTGGCGCGTGGCCTGCGCCTGAACGTGATTGTGGAGGGCGTCGAGACGGCCGGGCAGCTGGACCTGCTGCGGGCCATGCGCTGCGGCGTCGTGCAGGGGTACCTGACGGGACGCCCCGCCCCGCCGGACACCTGGGCGGACCTGATCCGGACGCTCCGGGCCGACCGTACTCCCGCTGACGGCCCGCCCGTCGCGTCCGGCGGACACTGA
- a CDS encoding DUF427 domain-containing protein, translating to MQLPRPVPPGPGQESVWAYPRPPRLERTHRHLEIWLGGQRIAATAGAYRVLETSHPPTYYLPPRAFVPGVLERAAGGSTCEWKGEATYWTLRGGAAVAVAAAWSYEAPTPAFRDMGGFVAVYAGRVDECRVDGERVTPQPGAFYGGWITRDVVGPFKGEPGSLGW from the coding sequence ATGCAACTTCCCCGCCCCGTTCCCCCCGGCCCCGGCCAGGAGAGCGTGTGGGCGTACCCGCGCCCGCCGCGCCTGGAACGCACGCACCGACACCTGGAAATCTGGCTGGGCGGGCAGAGGATCGCCGCCACGGCCGGCGCGTACCGCGTGCTGGAAACCAGCCACCCGCCCACGTACTACCTGCCGCCCCGGGCGTTCGTGCCGGGCGTGCTGGAGCGGGCGGCGGGCGGCAGCACCTGCGAGTGGAAGGGCGAGGCCACCTACTGGACGCTGCGCGGCGGCGCTGCGGTGGCGGTGGCCGCCGCCTGGAGTTACGAGGCGCCCACGCCCGCCTTCCGGGACATGGGGGGGTTCGTGGCGGTGTATGCCGGCCGCGTGGATGAATGCCGGGTGGACGGCGAGCGGGTCACGCCGCAACCCGGCGCTTTCTATGGGGGCTGGATCACGCGGGACGTGGTCGGGCCGTTCAAGGGAGAGCCCGGCAGTCTGGGCTGGTAG
- the gmk gene encoding guanylate kinase encodes MTSQDTPLSVSPHRGLLLVMTGASGVGKGTLRERWLDGQDVFYSTSWTTREARPGERDGVDYVFVTPEAFEAKAQADGFLEHAAFVGNRYGTPIEPIEAALSRGQDVILEIEVEGAMQVKARMGDEAILIFIMPPSLSELRRRLEGRATETPDRIEKRLARAREEIREAHEFRYVVVNDDLDRALGELHAIQRAERARQLPEMDWTEADREARVQADALRSYTLTDTDLDRIGNG; translated from the coding sequence ATGACGTCGCAGGACACCCCTCTTTCCGTGTCGCCCCACCGGGGCCTTCTCCTGGTCATGACCGGCGCGTCCGGTGTGGGCAAGGGCACGCTGCGTGAACGCTGGCTGGACGGGCAGGACGTGTTCTACAGCACCTCCTGGACGACCCGTGAGGCCCGTCCGGGTGAGCGCGACGGCGTGGATTACGTGTTCGTGACCCCCGAGGCCTTCGAGGCCAAGGCGCAGGCCGACGGGTTCCTGGAGCACGCGGCGTTCGTCGGGAACCGCTACGGCACGCCCATCGAACCCATCGAGGCGGCCCTGAGCCGCGGGCAGGACGTGATCCTGGAGATCGAGGTGGAGGGCGCCATGCAGGTCAAGGCCCGCATGGGCGACGAGGCCATCCTGATCTTCATCATGCCGCCCAGCCTCAGCGAGTTGCGCCGCCGCCTGGAGGGCCGCGCGACCGAGACGCCGGACCGCATCGAGAAGCGGCTGGCCCGTGCCCGCGAGGAGATCCGCGAGGCGCACGAGTTCCGGTACGTGGTCGTGAACGACGACCTGGACCGCGCGCTGGGTGAACTGCACGCCATCCAGCGGGCCGAGCGGGCGCGGCAGCTGCCGGAGATGGACTGGACCGAGGCGGACCGCGAGGCACGCGTGCAGGCCGACGCGCTGCGCAGCTACACCCTGACCGACACGGACCTCGACCGGATCGGGAACGGGTAA
- a CDS encoding macro domain-containing protein, translated as MPLELIQGDIAAQDTDAVVTAANRELAGGGGVDGVIHRAAGPELLRAIRAIGGTPTGTAVITPAFGLSARGVQYVIHAVGPVWRGGQAGEADLLAGTYRSSLELAAAHGCRSVAFPAISTGVYGYPLDRAADVALATAQAFLTDHPDLRVRFVLFDGGSLNVFRRAAQKAGMPFSAPQMS; from the coding sequence GTGCCACTGGAACTGATTCAGGGCGACATCGCCGCGCAGGACACGGACGCCGTCGTGACCGCCGCGAACAGGGAACTGGCGGGCGGTGGCGGCGTGGACGGCGTGATTCACCGCGCCGCCGGGCCGGAGTTGCTGCGCGCCATCCGCGCCATTGGCGGCACACCCACCGGCACGGCCGTCATCACCCCGGCGTTCGGGCTGTCCGCGCGGGGCGTGCAGTACGTGATTCACGCGGTCGGTCCGGTCTGGCGCGGCGGGCAGGCAGGCGAGGCCGATCTGCTGGCCGGCACGTACCGCTCCAGCCTGGAACTGGCCGCCGCGCACGGGTGCCGCAGCGTGGCGTTCCCGGCCATCAGTACCGGCGTGTACGGCTACCCCCTGGACCGCGCCGCCGACGTGGCCCTGGCGACCGCGCAGGCGTTCCTGACCGACCACCCGGACCTGCGGGTGCGCTTCGTGCTGTTCGACGGGGGCAGCCTGAACGTGTTCCGCCGCGCCGCGCAGAAGGCCGGGATGCCCTTCTCTGCGCCGCAGATGAGCTGA